A region from the Benincasa hispida cultivar B227 chromosome 12, ASM972705v1, whole genome shotgun sequence genome encodes:
- the LOC120092835 gene encoding axial regulator YABBY 5-like produces MSSSSSSSSSPTSTTTTTTLSQQHLQQQQQQQQLDHHLPSPEQLCYVHCNICDTVLAVSVPCCSLFKTVTVRCGHCTNLLPVNMRGLLLPSPNQFHQLGHSFFSPSHNILENMATPNSNYLINQFGATTNNFGMPSRGVTDELPRPPVINRPPEKRQRVPSAYNRFIKDEIQRIKSVNPDISHREAFSAAAKNWAHFPHIHFGLMPDQTVKKTNIRQQEGDTQNVLMKDNGFYASANVGVSHF; encoded by the exons atgtcatcttcttcatcttcttcttcttcacctaCTTCTACTACTACTACGACTACGTTATCTCAACAACATctgcagcagcagcagcagcaacaGCAGCTGGACCACCACCTTCCTTCTCCTGAGCAACTCTGTTATGTCCATTGTAATATTTGCGACACTGTCCTTGCg GTTAGTGTTCCTTGTTGTAGTTTGTTTAAAACTGTGACAGTGCGATGTGGACACTGCACTAATCTGTTGCCTGTCAACATGCGTGGCCTTCTTCTGCCTTCACCTAATCAATTTCATCAGCTTGGCCactctttcttttctccttctcaTAACATTCTC GAAAATATGGCTACACCAAATTCCAATTATCTCATCAACCAGTTTGGAGCTACTACTAACAATTTTGGAATGCCATCTCGAGGAGTTACTGACGAGCTCCCTAGGCCACCCGTTATCAATAGAC CTCCGGAGAAGAGACAGAGAGTGCCTTCTGCATACAACCGTTTCATCAA GGACGAGATCCAACGAATCAAGTCTGTGAATCCCGATATATCCCATAGGGAAGCCTTCAGTGCCGCTGCTAAGAAT TGGGCCCACTTTCCACACATTCACTTTGGTCTCATGCCCGACCAGACAGTGAAGAAGACAAATATCCGCCAGCAg GAAGGAGATACTCAGAATGTTCTGATGAAAGATAATGGATTCTATGCTTCAGCCAATGTTGGTGTCTCCCACTTCTGA